A window of the Nocardia sp. NBC_01329 genome harbors these coding sequences:
- a CDS encoding Rv2732c family membrane protein, whose product MSGTGDKDRGDQDRSPEEGRDSLPPDATPGTPATGDESGEGEEDEVNPADTEQFEEFREDLDAVERRIAGEIDPGVRAMVVAVAVFALLVSLVLPHAGSARGFDVLLGSEAATAEHIGLPSRIFVWFVLVFGIGFSLLALMTRRWVLAWIAVAGSAIASAFGVFSIWHRQTPGLNNYVGAGPGIGLMLGTLAIMVLTFHWVKVVWSRTSLQLAAEEQRRIAAARDEERQRRERFGED is encoded by the coding sequence ATGAGCGGGACCGGGGACAAGGATCGCGGCGACCAGGACCGTTCGCCGGAGGAAGGCCGGGACTCGTTGCCGCCGGACGCGACGCCGGGAACCCCGGCCACGGGAGACGAATCGGGCGAGGGAGAAGAGGACGAAGTGAATCCGGCCGATACCGAGCAGTTCGAAGAATTCCGGGAAGACCTCGACGCCGTGGAACGCCGGATCGCCGGTGAGATCGACCCGGGTGTGCGGGCAATGGTTGTGGCGGTCGCGGTGTTCGCGCTGCTGGTCTCGCTGGTGCTACCCCATGCCGGTAGTGCGCGCGGCTTCGACGTTCTGCTCGGGTCCGAGGCCGCCACAGCCGAGCACATCGGTCTGCCGTCCCGGATCTTCGTCTGGTTCGTGCTGGTCTTCGGGATCGGGTTCTCATTGCTGGCCCTGATGACCCGGCGCTGGGTACTGGCGTGGATCGCCGTGGCCGGGTCGGCGATCGCGAGCGCGTTCGGGGTGTTCTCGATCTGGCACCGGCAGACCCCTGGGCTGAACAATTATGTGGGGGCCGGGCCGGGGATCGGGCTGATGCTGGGCACGCTCGCGATCATGGTGCTGACCTTCCACTGGGTGAAGGTCGTGTGGAGCCGGACCTCGCTGCAGCTGGCGGCGGAGGAACAGCGGCGGATCGCTGCGGCCCGCGACGAGGAACGGCAGCGGCGCGAACGGTTCGGCGAGGACTGA